A single genomic interval of Aerosakkonema funiforme FACHB-1375 harbors:
- a CDS encoding CHAT domain-containing protein has product MSIRQLLRKAFPQGTGWDIAFLSQSHIHRFNLYQYRRQTKKWLIRFALAFLAALVGAGVSIALTGNGIWGIANGKEPIPNSQSPIPNSQQLLEQGIKFFQAEQFSQAAEVWQQAAAAFKASGDRLGEAQALSHLSLAYQQLGKLAEAQDAIASSLSLIRNSNNNSESGIILAQALNAQGHLQLALGESEAALKTWQQAATTYSQIGDKEGAIGCQINEAQALQNLGLYRRARKILEEVEVSLQTQPNSLVKATGLRSLANSLRAIGELEKSRQLLQESLIVAQELRSPAAISAAQFSLGNTNRALANRAKYLENTASAKTEVQAAISAYQQAAETSNSPIMRVQAQVNQLSLLVEERQFSEAENLRSQIHLEQLPVSRRSVFARINFAQSLAKLGNGESEINNRDLQQTLQLPLANNQEIAQILAKAVQEARSIKDTRAESFALGNLGALYELAHQAKEAENLTQQALVLAQAINAADVYYRWQWQLGRLLKTQGDEKGAIAAYNVAVETLESLRSDLVAINADNSDIQFSFRDSVEPVYREFVDLLVSTKSEQRQDKLRQARYAIEALQLAELDNFFQEACINAKPVQIDRVDTSAAVIYPIILKDKLAVIFALPESGLRLYTTLKPESEIASILDELQQDIGRIAANNEQVLRLSQQVYDWIIRPAEAELEKNKVQTLVFVPDGLLRNIPMAALHDGKQYLIEKYSIALTPGLQLLAPQPLRREQFRVLTAGLSEARQGFPALPNVRPELEQIKSQVNSQVLLDKEFTDNNLQQALNVLPFPIVHIATHGQFSSQAEKTFILTWNDKINVKDLDILLRRKQQKFSRPIELLVFSACETADGDNRAALGLAGVAVKAGARSTLATLWRVSDDSTAALMVKFYNELAKSGITKAEALRQAQVQLLQSKRYKFPYFWAPYVLVGNWR; this is encoded by the coding sequence ATGTCTATTAGACAATTGTTGAGAAAGGCGTTCCCGCAGGGTACCGGATGGGATATCGCATTTTTATCACAATCCCATATCCATCGTTTTAATCTATACCAATATCGACGACAAACTAAAAAGTGGCTAATCCGATTTGCACTGGCATTTTTAGCCGCGCTTGTGGGTGCTGGCGTTTCGATCGCACTCACGGGAAATGGGATATGGGGAATCGCAAATGGCAAAGAACCAATCCCTAATTCCCAATCGCCGATACCCAATTCGCAACAATTATTGGAACAGGGGATAAAATTTTTCCAAGCCGAACAATTTTCTCAAGCGGCAGAAGTCTGGCAACAAGCTGCTGCTGCATTTAAAGCTTCTGGCGATCGACTCGGTGAAGCTCAAGCTTTAAGCCATTTGTCTTTAGCTTATCAACAATTAGGAAAATTGGCAGAAGCTCAAGATGCGATCGCATCTTCTCTCTCCCTCATTCGCAATTCAAATAACAATAGCGAATCGGGAATTATTCTGGCTCAAGCTTTAAATGCCCAAGGTCATTTACAACTTGCTTTGGGAGAATCGGAAGCTGCTTTAAAAACTTGGCAACAAGCAGCGACAACATATTCCCAAATCGGAGATAAAGAAGGTGCGATTGGCTGTCAAATAAATGAAGCCCAAGCACTGCAAAATTTGGGTCTTTACCGCCGCGCTCGCAAAATTCTAGAAGAAGTAGAAGTATCTCTGCAAACTCAACCAAATTCTTTGGTGAAAGCAACAGGTTTGCGTAGTTTAGCTAATTCATTGCGTGCGATCGGCGAATTGGAAAAATCGCGCCAATTGTTGCAAGAAAGCTTGATCGTAGCCCAAGAGTTGCGATCTCCAGCAGCAATTAGCGCGGCTCAATTCAGTTTGGGAAACACCAACAGAGCTTTGGCAAATAGAGCAAAATATTTAGAGAATACAGCATCTGCAAAAACTGAAGTACAAGCTGCTATCAGCGCGTATCAACAAGCAGCGGAAACATCGAATTCTCCAATAATGCGCGTGCAAGCACAAGTGAATCAACTTAGCTTACTGGTTGAAGAAAGACAATTTAGCGAAGCGGAAAATTTGCGCTCGCAAATTCATCTAGAACAATTACCTGTCAGTCGCAGATCTGTATTTGCTCGCATTAATTTTGCTCAAAGTTTAGCTAAATTGGGAAATGGCGAGTCGGAAATTAATAATCGCGATCTGCAACAAACATTGCAATTACCGCTTGCTAATAACCAAGAAATCGCTCAAATATTAGCTAAAGCAGTTCAAGAAGCCAGAAGTATAAAAGATACACGCGCTGAATCTTTTGCTCTCGGTAACTTGGGAGCATTGTACGAACTAGCTCACCAAGCTAAGGAAGCCGAAAATCTCACTCAACAAGCACTTGTTTTGGCACAAGCAATTAACGCTGCCGATGTTTATTATCGCTGGCAATGGCAGTTAGGAAGATTGCTCAAAACTCAAGGGGATGAAAAAGGTGCGATCGCAGCTTACAATGTAGCAGTTGAAACCCTCGAATCCCTACGCAGTGACTTAGTTGCCATTAATGCCGATAATTCAGATATCCAGTTTTCTTTCAGAGATAGCGTAGAACCTGTTTATCGCGAATTTGTCGATTTATTAGTAAGCACAAAAAGCGAACAACGTCAAGATAAATTACGCCAAGCGCGTTATGCGATCGAAGCTCTCCAACTAGCAGAATTAGACAACTTCTTTCAAGAAGCTTGCATCAATGCCAAACCTGTACAAATCGATCGAGTTGATACCTCTGCCGCCGTTATTTATCCGATTATTTTGAAAGATAAATTAGCCGTTATCTTCGCATTGCCAGAATCAGGTTTACGCTTATATACTACCCTCAAACCAGAGAGCGAAATCGCAAGTATTCTCGACGAACTGCAACAAGACATAGGTAGGATTGCAGCTAACAATGAGCAGGTTTTGCGTCTTTCACAACAAGTATATGACTGGATTATCAGACCGGCAGAAGCAGAATTAGAGAAAAACAAAGTGCAAACTTTAGTGTTTGTACCAGATGGTTTGTTGCGAAATATACCAATGGCTGCTTTGCACGATGGGAAGCAGTATTTAATCGAAAAATATAGCATTGCTCTTACCCCAGGATTACAGCTACTCGCGCCTCAACCTCTGAGAAGAGAGCAATTTAGAGTGCTGACAGCCGGTTTATCGGAAGCACGCCAAGGATTTCCCGCCCTTCCTAACGTAAGACCGGAATTAGAACAAATCAAATCACAGGTAAACAGTCAGGTTTTGTTAGATAAAGAATTTACCGATAACAATTTACAACAAGCGCTTAATGTTCTTCCTTTCCCCATCGTGCATATTGCCACTCACGGTCAGTTTAGTTCCCAAGCCGAAAAAACTTTTATCCTGACTTGGAATGATAAAATTAATGTCAAAGATTTAGATATTTTACTGCGCCGGAAACAACAAAAATTTTCTCGTCCGATCGAACTGCTTGTATTTAGCGCTTGCGAAACCGCAGATGGTGATAATCGCGCCGCTTTGGGATTAGCGGGAGTGGCGGTAAAAGCAGGCGCACGCAGCACTCTAGCAACTTTATGGCGAGTCAGCGATGATTCAACAGCAGCTTTGATGGTGAAATTTTACAACGAGTTAGCCAAGTCTGGCATAACAAAAGCTGAAGCACTCAGACAAGCTCAGGTACAGCTTTTGCAGTCAAAGCGATACAAATTTCCTTATTTTTGGGCTCCCTACGTTTTGGTAGGCAATTGGCGATAA
- a CDS encoding CHASE2 domain-containing protein has product MWKRLNTFVKDWGGVLIIAPNVAALLIALRLAGFLQSLEWAALDRFFLLRPLSSPDSRILIVGISESDIRKVGKWPIPDGDIAQLIEKIKQQKPSAIGLDVYRDLPVEPGHQKLVQVFQTTPNLIGVKKVSGARNGFAVNPSSILANKGQVGASDLVIDADGKVRRGFLYIGNNNGEVVPSLPLKLAFIYLQSKGIIPKNAAVNPEYLQLGKAVFIRFQPNDGGYVRTSASGYQVLMNFRGPRETFQIVTMMDVLENRIPANLMRDRIVLIGSNAASLQDYFQTPYDDTIISSFPKRTSGVEIHANSISQMIAAALDGRPLIQVWSEPLEWLWIFGWSVIGVSLALWGRYFSTKYRVYSAYWIIFTIAIAGGILIIGSYLAFSIGWWIPVVPSLLALSVSQMAMAIHIANLEREERQALMKLFERNVTPKIAEAIWRDRSKFLEEGELQAQEMMATVLFTDLKGFSSIAENMEPKILMSWLNDYMKVMTQVVLDRDGVIDKFIGDAIMAVFGVPIPSTTPEKIALDAQKAVSCAVAMAEVLKSLNRRWQSQGLPTVCMRVGIATGVVVAGSLGSDRRQDYTVIGDTVNIASRLESYDKTLDGGSCRILISEDTYVYNQDKFLTKLVGSVLLKGREHPVKVYQVLVE; this is encoded by the coding sequence ATGTGGAAAAGGCTGAATACCTTTGTTAAAGATTGGGGTGGCGTACTAATTATAGCCCCCAATGTAGCCGCGCTATTAATTGCACTGCGCCTAGCCGGATTTTTACAATCTCTGGAATGGGCAGCCTTAGATCGTTTTTTTCTTCTGCGTCCGTTGTCATCTCCCGATTCGCGTATTCTGATTGTAGGGATTTCTGAATCGGATATTAGAAAAGTTGGCAAATGGCCTATTCCCGATGGCGATATCGCTCAGTTAATAGAGAAAATAAAACAGCAAAAACCAAGCGCGATCGGTCTTGATGTTTATCGCGATTTACCAGTAGAACCAGGTCATCAAAAGCTAGTTCAAGTTTTTCAGACAACTCCTAATTTGATAGGAGTAAAAAAAGTAAGTGGCGCTCGAAATGGTTTTGCAGTTAATCCATCATCAATACTGGCTAATAAAGGACAAGTTGGTGCTAGCGATCTAGTGATAGATGCAGATGGCAAAGTTCGTCGGGGTTTCCTATATATAGGAAATAATAACGGTGAAGTTGTCCCCAGTTTACCTCTGAAGCTCGCTTTTATTTATCTGCAAAGTAAGGGAATTATTCCGAAAAATGCGGCAGTAAATCCTGAATATTTACAATTGGGTAAGGCGGTATTTATTCGTTTTCAGCCGAATGATGGAGGCTATGTGCGTACTTCGGCAAGCGGATATCAGGTGCTGATGAATTTTAGAGGGCCGCGAGAAACTTTCCAAATCGTCACGATGATGGATGTTTTGGAAAATAGAATTCCAGCCAATTTGATGCGCGATCGCATTGTGTTAATTGGTTCAAATGCCGCTAGTTTGCAAGATTATTTCCAGACTCCTTACGATGATACTATTATTTCGAGTTTTCCCAAACGTACTTCTGGAGTAGAAATTCATGCCAACTCGATCTCCCAAATGATTGCAGCTGCACTTGATGGACGACCTTTGATTCAAGTTTGGTCTGAACCTTTAGAGTGGTTGTGGATTTTTGGGTGGTCGGTAATTGGTGTAAGTTTGGCTTTGTGGGGGAGATATTTTAGTACAAAATACCGAGTTTATTCAGCTTATTGGATAATATTCACAATTGCAATTGCCGGAGGAATTTTAATTATTGGTTCTTACCTAGCATTTTCGATCGGTTGGTGGATTCCAGTAGTTCCTTCGCTACTAGCTTTATCTGTTTCTCAGATGGCGATGGCTATTCACATCGCCAATTTAGAAAGGGAAGAACGTCAAGCTTTGATGAAGCTTTTTGAGCGCAATGTAACGCCAAAAATAGCAGAGGCTATCTGGCGCGATCGATCTAAATTTTTAGAAGAGGGAGAATTACAAGCCCAAGAAATGATGGCAACTGTCTTATTCACCGACTTAAAAGGTTTTAGCAGCATTGCCGAAAATATGGAGCCAAAAATACTGATGTCTTGGCTCAATGATTATATGAAAGTAATGACGCAAGTTGTTCTCGATCGCGACGGCGTAATTGACAAATTTATCGGCGATGCAATTATGGCAGTTTTTGGCGTTCCGATCCCATCTACAACTCCTGAAAAAATCGCTTTAGACGCCCAAAAAGCAGTCAGTTGTGCTGTCGCAATGGCAGAGGTATTAAAATCGCTGAACAGGCGGTGGCAGAGTCAGGGTCTACCTACTGTATGTATGCGAGTAGGCATTGCTACTGGTGTAGTTGTGGCCGGCAGCTTAGGAAGCGATCGCAGACAGGATTATACTGTGATCGGAGACACAGTTAATATTGCCTCGCGGCTGGAAAGTTATGATAAGACCCTTGATGGAGGTAGCTGCCGAATTTTGATTAGCGAAGACACTTATGTGTATAATCAAGACAAGTTTCTCACCAAACTTGTCGGCAGCGTTTTGCTCAAGGGACGCGAACATCCTGTGAAGGTTTATCAAGTTTTGGTTGAATGA
- a CDS encoding DUF928 domain-containing protein: MSRQISISSKAIFTVALSLDLCAIVLLPHQVLSLTNKVERDFISSENFPASNFEIAQYVPPKNLGVPPETASGATRSGSCSRDEQSTSILLTALIPSLNKDDNWALTTAENPQMFVYVPQTSARMAEFALQDEDGKDVYRTTFTISGAAGIVSFSVPKNAVKLEKNQNYHWYFSIFCSDKNRRQSSTVDGWIRRVELNSLRPNLANELEGVGEKERSQLYAQNGVWYDALATLAELRRDDPNDTALAQEWKKLLESAGLKELGDFPIIPLN; the protein is encoded by the coding sequence ATGAGCAGACAGATTTCTATCTCAAGCAAAGCAATATTTACTGTAGCTCTAAGTCTGGATTTGTGCGCGATCGTCCTCTTGCCACACCAGGTATTATCTTTGACAAACAAAGTTGAAAGGGATTTCATTTCATCCGAAAATTTTCCAGCCTCCAATTTTGAGATAGCACAATACGTACCGCCAAAAAATTTAGGCGTACCTCCAGAAACTGCATCGGGAGCGACTCGTTCGGGAAGTTGTTCCAGAGATGAACAAAGTACAAGCATATTACTAACGGCTTTGATTCCCAGTTTGAATAAAGATGATAACTGGGCGTTAACGACAGCAGAAAATCCACAAATGTTTGTATATGTGCCCCAAACTTCCGCACGTATGGCAGAATTTGCCTTGCAGGATGAAGATGGAAAAGATGTTTATCGCACAACTTTTACCATTTCCGGTGCAGCAGGAATAGTCAGCTTTAGCGTACCGAAAAACGCTGTAAAGTTAGAAAAAAACCAAAATTATCATTGGTATTTTTCGATTTTTTGCAGTGACAAAAATCGGCGTCAGAGCAGTACAGTAGACGGGTGGATTCGGCGCGTGGAACTAAACTCTTTGCGGCCTAACTTGGCAAACGAACTAGAGGGAGTCGGGGAAAAAGAGCGATCGCAATTGTACGCCCAAAATGGCGTTTGGTACGATGCCCTGGCAACCTTAGCCGAACTGCGCCGTGACGATCCTAACGATACAGCATTAGCGCAAGAGTGGAAAAAACTATTAGAATCTGCCGGACTGAAAGAGTTAGGAGATTTTCCAATTATCCCACTCAACTAA
- a CDS encoding beta strand repeat-containing protein — MKLYNHFLWGARAIIISCLVNSPKFFWQQVALAQIIPDTTLPNASVVNPQEGVNVITGGTQAGKNLFHSFVLFSVPNNNSVYFNNSPDIQNIFTRVTGGSLSNINGIIQANGIINFYLINPNGIIFGPNARLEIGGSFLASTASSVKFADGSFFGVANANQTPTLLTVSVPTGLQFGSNPGGLVVKGNRQNRSQTNEIIDATTALQVDLNQTLALVGGNIAFEGGTLKTPGGRIELGSVGPNSFVNLSPLNKGIALGYDGVSTFGDIELFQQAAINATGAGGGDIQVWARRLTLKDGSQIEASTLGAQAGGSLSVNTSQSIELIGTSSDGIPSAIAATVDPEATGAGGNVSLETKQLIVSNGAQVLTLTAGAGAAGNLAVKASDSVELSGNSASKVPLLSRLSTTVAKDGTGAGGNLTVETGRLIVKEGAQVSSATFGFGSAGRLTVEASELIELTGISADRKFNSGLFTQVNPGAQGAGGNLTVETGSLIVTDGAQVSTATFDAGSGGNLAVKASDSVELSGTVIAFNNQRFRSALVTSVQRGANGSGGNLTVETGRLIVRDGAQISTATLGFKPGGTLTINASKSVEVIGTAVDPNFPSRLSARSTDIADAGNLIINTGQLTVRDGALVNVSSTGTGNAGNLEVVADAVFLDNKGSLEAESAGGAFGNIRLNSQSLIMRRGSTITTNATGTATGGNISLNINNGVLAALENSDISANSTESQGGTVTINARSIFGAQQRTREELESLLNTDNLDPAQLPSSDITATGANPSLSGTITINTPDVDPSSGLLPLPDNVVDATSLVASVCSRSKESSFTVTGRGGIPPSPTDALADEATWMDVRARGREQESRRVGERSSRSQSKVSNYQIVEVQGWILNSKGEVELVAQVPNTTPHSSGFSQQQCYAP; from the coding sequence ATGAAACTGTACAATCACTTTCTCTGGGGCGCTAGAGCTATTATTATTTCCTGTTTGGTTAACTCCCCAAAATTTTTTTGGCAACAAGTAGCTCTAGCTCAAATCATTCCGGACACAACCTTACCCAATGCTTCTGTCGTCAACCCCCAGGAGGGAGTCAATGTTATTACTGGTGGTACGCAAGCAGGTAAAAATTTGTTCCACAGCTTTGTGTTGTTTTCTGTTCCCAATAACAACAGCGTATACTTCAACAACTCTCCCGATATTCAAAACATCTTTACTAGAGTAACGGGAGGGTCTTTATCTAATATTAATGGTATCATCCAAGCTAACGGCATAATTAACTTTTATCTAATTAACCCCAATGGAATTATCTTTGGCCCCAATGCGAGGCTAGAGATCGGCGGCTCATTTTTGGCAAGTACAGCCAGTAGCGTGAAATTTGCTGATGGCAGCTTTTTTGGTGTTGCTAACGCCAACCAAACTCCAACCCTACTAACGGTAAGTGTACCTACAGGTTTGCAATTTGGAAGCAACCCAGGAGGACTTGTCGTAAAGGGAAATCGACAAAATAGGAGCCAAACTAACGAAATTATAGATGCCACTACAGCTCTGCAAGTCGATCTAAATCAAACCTTAGCTTTAGTAGGTGGTAATATAGCTTTTGAGGGTGGAACTCTGAAGACACCAGGCGGAAGAATTGAATTAGGCAGTGTAGGCCCTAACAGCTTTGTTAACCTCAGCCCTCTAAACAAAGGTATAGCCTTGGGCTATGACGGTGTTTCCACTTTTGGAGATATTGAATTATTCCAGCAGGCAGCTATTAATGCTACTGGCGCAGGCGGTGGTGATATCCAAGTTTGGGCTAGGCGGTTAACTCTGAAAGATGGTTCCCAAATAGAAGCTAGTACTTTGGGTGCTCAAGCAGGAGGTAGCTTGAGTGTCAATACTAGCCAATCAATTGAATTAATTGGCACTTCCTCAGATGGTATACCCTCCGCCATAGCAGCTACGGTCGATCCTGAAGCTACTGGTGCTGGTGGAAACGTTTCTTTGGAAACTAAGCAGTTAATTGTTAGCAATGGAGCCCAGGTATTAACTCTCACCGCAGGCGCTGGCGCAGCAGGAAACTTAGCAGTGAAAGCCTCTGATTCAGTAGAATTGAGTGGGAATTCGGCTAGTAAAGTTCCCTTGTTGAGTAGGTTATCTACCACTGTCGCGAAGGACGGGACGGGTGCTGGGGGCAATCTCACTGTGGAAACGGGACGCTTAATTGTCAAAGAAGGAGCGCAAGTTTCAAGTGCTACGTTTGGCTTTGGCTCTGCGGGAAGATTGACGGTGGAAGCTTCCGAGTTAATAGAATTAACTGGTATTTCAGCGGATAGAAAGTTTAATAGTGGGTTATTTACTCAAGTTAACCCAGGCGCTCAAGGCGCTGGGGGAAATTTAACCGTGGAAACGGGAAGTTTAATCGTCACAGATGGAGCGCAAGTATCGACTGCAACCTTTGATGCTGGGAGTGGAGGAAATTTAGCAGTAAAAGCCTCAGATTCAGTAGAATTGAGCGGTACTGTTATAGCATTTAATAATCAGCGATTTCGCAGTGCTTTAGTAACCTCAGTCCAGAGAGGTGCTAATGGTAGTGGAGGTAATTTAACTGTAGAAACCGGGCGATTAATTGTCCGAGATGGGGCGCAAATATCAACTGCTACGTTGGGGTTTAAACCAGGAGGAACTTTAACAATAAATGCTTCCAAGTCAGTAGAAGTAATAGGAACGGCAGTAGATCCAAATTTTCCCAGTCGTTTGTCTGCTCGCTCCACCGATATTGCAGATGCGGGAAATTTAATAATTAATACTGGACAGTTGACTGTCCGAGATGGCGCTCTAGTTAATGTGAGTAGCACAGGAACGGGAAATGCTGGTAACTTAGAAGTCGTGGCTGATGCTGTTTTTTTGGATAATAAAGGCTCTCTGGAAGCGGAAAGTGCTGGAGGGGCGTTTGGCAATATTAGATTGAATTCCCAATCCTTAATAATGCGTCGAGGTAGCACCATCACTACTAACGCTACGGGCACAGCTACGGGCGGTAATATTTCCCTTAACATCAACAATGGTGTTTTAGCTGCTTTAGAAAATAGCGATATCAGCGCCAATTCCACAGAATCTCAAGGCGGTACAGTTACTATCAACGCTCGCAGCATCTTTGGCGCACAACAGCGCACGCGGGAAGAACTGGAAAGCTTACTAAATACCGATAATTTAGATCCGGCACAACTGCCAAGTAGCGACATCACCGCTACAGGTGCAAATCCTTCGTTAAGCGGTACTATTACAATCAACACCCCCGACGTTGACCCCAGTTCGGGATTGCTCCCTTTACCGGATAATGTGGTTGATGCCACCTCTCTTGTTGCTTCTGTTTGTAGCCGCAGCAAGGAGAGTTCTTTCACCGTTACCGGTAGAGGTGGGATACCGCCAAGTCCAACAGATGCTCTCGCGGATGAAGCTACTTGGATGGATGTGAGAGCAAGAGGAAGAGAACAGGAGAGCAGGAGAGTGGGGGAGAGAAGCAGCCGTTCCCAGTCAAAAGTCTCCAATTATCAAATTGTGGAAGTGCAAGGATGGATACTTAATTCAAAAGGAGAGGTGGAACTGGTAGCGCAAGTACCAAATACGACACCTCACAGTTCTGGATTTTCACAACAGCAATGTTATGCGCCTTAA